A genomic region of Eucalyptus grandis isolate ANBG69807.140 chromosome 5, ASM1654582v1, whole genome shotgun sequence contains the following coding sequences:
- the LOC104444653 gene encoding LOW QUALITY PROTEIN: CAX-interacting protein 4 (The sequence of the model RefSeq protein was modified relative to this genomic sequence to represent the inferred CDS: inserted 1 base in 1 codon), whose protein sequence is MPATAGRVRMPANNRVHSSAALQTHGIWQSAIGYDPYAPNKDDSKSSAPSKMAVAEPEGENAYASFQGLLALARITGSNADEARGSCKKCGRVGHLTFQCRNFLSMKDDTEKDLEAGQAGLASLSGLDKLKGSANKLNGKGEPDSEEDSEEEEESESSDSDVDSEIERLIAKRXGKKVSSKASKEISSKKKKKRDDSEDEDTDSDPGERKKRGRSKKRKSGRRRSSLSEDEDEDEVRKKRRKERRRKRDESSDEEEHRRRCRKSKKEKRRRKSHKYSDDSDSDESGDSGRRHRPKSRRRVAASPHSGASSSDDLRVGRDAKRSGKSSRRHRHKEDESS, encoded by the exons ATGCCGGCCACCGCGGGGAGGGTTCGCATGCCCGCGAACAACAGGGTTCACAGCAGTGCGGCCCTTCAGACCCATGGTATATGGCAGAGCGCGATCGGGTACGATCCCTACGCCCCCAACAAGGATGATTCGAAGAGTTCGGCGCCCAGTAAGATGGCTGTTGCGGAGCCTGAGGGGGAGAACGCGTATGCAAGCTTCCAGGGTCTGCTGGCTCTCGCCCGTATTACCGGGTCGAATGCCGATGAGGCCCGCGGCTCATGCAAGAAGTGCGGCCGTGTCGGGCACCTGACGTTTCAGTGTAGGAACTTCCTGAGCATGAAGGATGATACGGAAAAGGACCTGGAGGCCGGGCAGGCTGGGCTTGCGTCTTTATCTGGGTTGGATAAGCTGAAGGGGAGTGCTAACAAGCTGAATGGTAAGGGTGAACCAGATAGCGAGGAGGAtagtgaggaagaggaggaaagcgAGTCTTCAGATTCTGATGTGGACTCGGAGATTGAGAGGTTAATTGCCAAAC GGGGGAAAAAGGTCAGCAGTAAGGCTAGCAAagaaatttcatcaaagaagaagaagaagagggatgaTTCAGAAGATGAGGATACCGACAGTGATCCtggggagagaaagaaaagagggaggtcaaagaagagaaagagtggaaggagaagaagtagTCTCtctgaggatgaggatgaggatgaagtaagaaagaagaggaggaaggagaggagaaggaagagggatGAGTCATCAGATGAGGAGGAGCATAGACGAAGGTGCAGGAAGAGtaagaaggagaaaaggaggaggaagagtcATAAATATTCAGATGACTCCGACTCTGACGAATCAGGTGATTCTGGCAGGAGGCACAGGCCGAAGAGCCGGAGGAGGGTAGCTGCATCTCCTCATTCTGGAGCGAGTAGCTCAGATGACTTGCGTGTTGGTAGGGATGCAAAGCGATCTGGGAAGAGTAGCAGAAGGCACCGTCATAAAGAGGATGAGTCTAGCTAA
- the LOC104444597 gene encoding phosphatase IMPL1, chloroplastic, with protein MGRSLVFLASAPVKFSRELNWVPPLGQKLRQSFPRTTRQVSLGGFLKFPSFSANQGRTLSVRAVVSSDTSYPKVGATSTGPIPGSQLAEVVETAAKTGAQVVMDAVNKPRNIFYKGLTDLVTETDKMSEAAILDVVRKNFPDHLILGEEGGIIGDSSSGYLWCIDPLDGTTNFAHGYPSFAVSVGVLFQGNPAAAAVVEFVGGPMCWNTRMFSATAGGGAFCNGQKIQSSKTDLVEQSLLVTGFGYEHDDPWATNMELFKDFTDISRGVRRLGAAAVDMCHVALGIAEAYWEYRLKPWDMAAGVLIVEEAGGAVTRMDGGKFCVFDRSLLVSNGAVHGKLLDRIAPATEKLKAKGIDFSLWYKPDNYQTDL; from the exons ATGGGCAGGTCTCTCGTCTTCTTGGCCAGCGCCCCTGTCAAATTCTCTCGAGAACTCAACTGGGTTCCGCCCCTCGGTCAGAAGCTTCGCCAGTCGTTCCCCCGCACGACCCGTCAAGTTTCTCTTGGTGGGTTCTTGAAATTTCCGTCCTTCAGCGCAAATCAAGGGCGGACGCTCAGCGTGAGGGCCGTCGTGTCTTCCGACACCTCGTACCCGAAAGTGGGTGCTACGTCGACTGGACCAATCCCTGGTAGTCAACTCGCCGAAGTCGTCGAGACTGCCGCCAAGACCGGTGCTCAG GTTGTTATGGATGCTGTTAATAAGCCCAGGAATATTTTCTACAAAGGACTAACTGATTTGGTGACCGA AACAGACAAAATGAGTGAGGCTGCAATATTAGATGTTGTAAGGAAGAATTTTCCAGATCATCTAATTCTGGGGGAGGAAGGAGGAATAATTGGAGATTCATCATCTGGTTATCTTTGGTGCATTGATCCATTAG ATGGGACGACAAACTTTGCCCATGGTTACCCTAGCTTTGCAGTTTCTGTTGGAGTTCTTTTCCAAGGAAATCCTGCTGCTGCAGCAGTG GTGGAGTTCGTTGGAGGCCCTATGTGCTGGAATACCCGCATGTTTTCTGCCACAGCAG GTGGAGGAGCATTCTGTAATGGGCAAAAAATTCAGTCAAGCAAAACGGATCTG GTGGAGCAATCTCTTCTAGTGACTGGATTTGGTTACGAGCATGATGATCCGTGGGCTACCAACATGGAGTTATTTAAAGATTTTACTGATATTAGCCGG GGAGTGAGAAGGCTCGGAGCAGCTGCTGTTGACATGTGCCATGTAGCTCTAGGAATCGCGGAAGCATACTGGGAGTACCGTCTGAAGCCATGGGACATGGCTGCTGGAGTTTTG ATAGTCGAAGAAGCAGGTGGGGCTGTTACTCGCATGGATGGGGGAAAGTTTTGTGTTTTTGATAGATCTCTTTTGGTGTCAAATGGTGCTGTGCATGGCAAG CTTCTGGACAGAATCGCGCCTGCTACTGAGAAACTGAAGGCCAAAGGAATTGACTTTTCGTTGTGGTACAAGCCTGACAATTATCAGACCGACTTATGA
- the LOC104444598 gene encoding lamin-like protein has product MLGFGEKVVMIVAVLVMLGVRGSGAEGRKPVLHRVGGGQNTWTPSVNFTNWSSHEQFYVGDWLYFGFDKTQYNVLEVNETSYDKCIDTDFITNVTKGGRDVFNLIDAKPYYFICGRGYCFNGMKVAVNVTVAPPLPPPRRKAVLLVQLAV; this is encoded by the exons atgctggGTTTTGGAGAAAAGGTGGTAATGATCGTGGCCGTGCTAGTGATGTTAGGGGTGAGAGGTTCAGGGGCCGAAGGGAGAAAACCAGTGCTCCATAGGGTTGGAGGAGGACAGAACACATGGACACCGAGCGTTAACTTCACCAACTGGTCAAGTCATGAGCAGTTTTATGTGGGTGATTGGCTCT ACTTTGGATTCGACAAGACTCAATACAACGTCCTAGAGGTGAACGAGACGAGCTATGACAAGTGCATCGACACAGACTTCATCACAAACGTTACCAAGGGCGGTCGCGACGTGTTCAATCTCATTGACGCAAAGCCTTACTACTTCATCTGCGGCAGAGGTTACTGCTTCAACGGGATGAAGGTCGCCGTCAATGTCACAGTGGCCCCGCCCCTGCCCCCGCCCCGAAGAAAGGCGGTTCTCCTAGTTCAGTTGGCGGTGTGA